A region from the Chelmon rostratus isolate fCheRos1 chromosome 6, fCheRos1.pri, whole genome shotgun sequence genome encodes:
- the LOC121608268 gene encoding cAMP-dependent protein kinase type II-beta regulatory subunit isoform X1, translated as MSIEIPEGLTELLQSFTVEVLRNQPRDLLEFALQYFTQLKESETKEASFGNDQNSAPRPGKAVNFIDEAMQIDSENGEEEDDDDEEFIGRLTAPVINRFIRRASVCAEAFNPDEDEEDKEPWVTHPKTDEQRQRLQEACRDILLFKNLDAEEMSQVLDAMFEKFCTEGEHIIDQDDDGDNFYVIESGTFNIFVKVDGTEKLVGCYDNRGSFGELALMYNTPRAATIIATSPGALWCLDRLTFRRIIVKNNAKKRKLYEAFIETLPLLTSLELSERMKVVDVISTKVYSDSQQIIAQGDLADCFYIVESGQVRITIKRSRTKKEQEEEDVDIATCSRGQYFGELALVTNKPRAASAYAVGSVKCLVMDVKAFERLLGPCMDIMKRNIANYEEQLVTLFGSSTEIEQQSA; from the exons ATGAGTATAGAAATTCCTGAAGGACTGACGGAGCTGTTACAGAGCTTTACCGTGGAAGTGTTGAGGAATCAGCCCAGGGATTTGCTCGAGTTTGCGTTGCAGTACTTCACCCAGCTGAAGGAAAGCGAGACCAAAGAGGCCTCATTTGGCAATGACCAAAATTCGGCCCCAAGACCTGGAAAAGCGGTCAATTTCATTGACGAAGCCATGCAGATCGATTCGGAaaacggagaggaggaggacgatgatGACGAGGAATTCATAGGTAGGCTTACGG CCCCGGTAATAAACAGATTCATCAGAAGAGCTTCAG TGTGTGCTGAAGCGTTCAAccctgatgaagatgaggaggataAAGAGCCATGG GTCACCCACCCAAAAACCgatgagcagagacagagactaCAGGAAGCATGCAGGGACATTCTTCTATTCAAGAATTTGGATGCG GAAGAGATGTCTCAGGTGCTGGATGCCATGTTTGAGAAGTTCTGCACCGAAGGCGAGCACATCATTGATCAAGATGATGATGGAGACAACTTCTATGTTATTGAAAG tggGACGTTTAACATTTTTGTGAAGGTTGATGGCACAGAGAAGCTTGTAGGCTGCTATGACAACCGTGGCAGCTTCGGAGAACTGGCGTTGATGTACAACACCCCCAGGGCAGCCACAATAATCGCCACCTCGCCTGGAGCCCTTTGGTGCCTA GATCGTCTGACATTCAGGAGGATCATAGTGAAGAACAATGCCAAGAAGAGGAAGCTGTACGAGGCGTTCATCGAAACGCTGCCACTGCTTACGTCATTAGAG CTCTCAGAGAGAATGAAGGTAGTCGACGTGATATCCACCAAGGTGTACAGTGATTCGCAGCAGATTATTGCTCAG GGCGATTTGGCTGATTGCTTCTACATTGTTGAGTCCGGCCAAGTTAGAATCACCATCAAAAGAAGCAGG aCGAAAaaagaacaggaggaagaggacgtgGATATCGCCACATGCTCTCGGGGACAGTATTTTGGGGAGTTAGCGCTTGTCACAAACAAGCCCAGAGCTGCATCAGCCTATGCTGTGGGGAGCGTCAAATGCTTGG TCATGGACGTTAAAGCCTTCGAGAGGTTGCTGGGCCCGTGCATGGACATCATGAAGAGAAACATTGCTAACTATGAGGAGCAGCTGGTGACCCTGTTTGGAAGTAGCACTGAGATTGAGCAACAAAGTGCATGA
- the hbp1 gene encoding HMG box-containing protein 1: MDESFDPLKCNEDLPSSPGCHMDYDDMPELQEVEEDQRSPGLFQVGAGVSHQELSCSPSTNWLTELANIATSPQSPLLKNAPHKRSSPVHIFGNSNSLHSYARPPLASSAPNPSRGHLRERRRVRASSESESGVFSMSSSFSDDEDMAWSHSWPSTAWHCFLKGTRLRFHRGPNVEWQEADELGDSDDDSDDETMMPSSSSLKRYGSDGLKLVSHEETVSFSQAVLKLTFDPGSPDDGLLTAECRLDHPFFVKNKGWSSFYPSLTVVHHGIPCYEMQLGDVCLPPNHPDAINCDDSVVFDTFRSYDFTPLDSSAVYVLSSMARQRRTSLSSGGAVSPDCDKLERSSSPQSSTSKSNRSHTSGTASGATPIKCKRPMNAFMLFAKKYRVEYTQMYPGKDNRAISVILGDKWKKMKSEERRMYTMEAKALAEEQKRLNPDCWKRKRTNSGSQQT, encoded by the exons ATGGACGAGTCTTTTGATCCACTCAAGTGTAACGAGGACCTGCCTTCCTCCCCCGGGTGTCACATGGATTATG ATGACAtgccagagctgcaggaggtggaggaggaccaGAGGTCTCCAGGGTTATTTCAGGTTGGAGCGGGAGTGTCTCACCAAGAACTcagctgctcccccagcaccAACTGGCTTACTGAACTAGCCAACATTGCCACCAGTCCTCAGAGCCCCCTGCTGAAGAACGCCCCACATAAGAG ATCATCTCCAGTCCACATCTTTGGCAACAGTAATAGTTTACATTCCTACGCCCGTCCCCCATTAGCTAGTAGCGCACCCAACCCGTCCAGAGGCCACCTCAGGGAGCGCAGGCGTGTCAGG GCAAGCAGTGAATCGGAGTCTGGAGTTTTCTCAATGTCCTCATCGTtttctgatgatgaagacatgGCCTGGTCTCACTCCTGGCCCTCCACAGCCTGGCATTGCTTCCTTAAAG GAACTCGCCTGCGCTTCCATCGAGGTCCTAATGTGGAGTGGCAGGAAGCCGATGAACTCGGGGACTCTGATGATGACTCAGATGATGAAACCATGAtgccatcctcctcctctcttaaG AGGTATGGTTCAGATGGGTTGAAGTTGGTGAGCCACGAAGAGACGGTATCTTTTAGCCAGGCAGTTctgaagctgacctttgaccctggcTCACCTGATGATGGCCTGTTAACAGCTGAATGCCGATTGGATCACCcattttttgtcaaaaataaag ggtGGTCTTCCTTTTATCCGAGCCTTACTGTGGTGCACCATGGGATCCCGTGCTATGAGATGCAGTTGGGCGATGTTTGCCTGCCACCAAACCACCCAGATGCCATTAACTGCGACGACTCTGTGGTCTTTGACACTTTCAGAAG TTACGACTTCACCCCACTAGATTCCTCTGCAGTGTATGTTCTGAGCAGCATGGCTCGTCAGCGCAGGACCTCCCTGTCTAGCGGGGGTGCTGTCAGTCCAGACTGTGATAAACTCGAGCGCTCCAGCTCCCCACAATCCTCGACTAGCAAATCAAACAGGAGCCACACCTCAGGGACAGCCAGTGGTGCCACGCCTATAAAATGCAAGCGGCCAATGAATGCCTTCATGCTCTTTGCCAAGAAGTACCGAGTGGAGTACACGCAGATGTATCCTGGGAAGGACAACAG AGCCATCAGCGTCATCCTGGGTGACAAgtggaagaagatgaagagcgaggagaggaggatgtaCACCATGGAGGCCAAGGCTCTcgcagaggagcagaaaagaCTCAATCCAGACTGCTGGAAACGTAAACGAACCAACTCA GGTTCCCAGCAGACCTAG
- the LOC121608268 gene encoding cAMP-dependent protein kinase type II-beta regulatory subunit isoform X2, protein MSIEIPEGLTELLQSFTVEVLRNQPRDLLEFALQYFTQLKESETKEASFGNDQNSAPRPGKAVNFIDEAMQIDSENGEEEDDDDEEFIAPVINRFIRRASVCAEAFNPDEDEEDKEPWVTHPKTDEQRQRLQEACRDILLFKNLDAEEMSQVLDAMFEKFCTEGEHIIDQDDDGDNFYVIESGTFNIFVKVDGTEKLVGCYDNRGSFGELALMYNTPRAATIIATSPGALWCLDRLTFRRIIVKNNAKKRKLYEAFIETLPLLTSLELSERMKVVDVISTKVYSDSQQIIAQGDLADCFYIVESGQVRITIKRSRTKKEQEEEDVDIATCSRGQYFGELALVTNKPRAASAYAVGSVKCLVMDVKAFERLLGPCMDIMKRNIANYEEQLVTLFGSSTEIEQQSA, encoded by the exons ATGAGTATAGAAATTCCTGAAGGACTGACGGAGCTGTTACAGAGCTTTACCGTGGAAGTGTTGAGGAATCAGCCCAGGGATTTGCTCGAGTTTGCGTTGCAGTACTTCACCCAGCTGAAGGAAAGCGAGACCAAAGAGGCCTCATTTGGCAATGACCAAAATTCGGCCCCAAGACCTGGAAAAGCGGTCAATTTCATTGACGAAGCCATGCAGATCGATTCGGAaaacggagaggaggaggacgatgatGACGAGGAATTCATAG CCCCGGTAATAAACAGATTCATCAGAAGAGCTTCAG TGTGTGCTGAAGCGTTCAAccctgatgaagatgaggaggataAAGAGCCATGG GTCACCCACCCAAAAACCgatgagcagagacagagactaCAGGAAGCATGCAGGGACATTCTTCTATTCAAGAATTTGGATGCG GAAGAGATGTCTCAGGTGCTGGATGCCATGTTTGAGAAGTTCTGCACCGAAGGCGAGCACATCATTGATCAAGATGATGATGGAGACAACTTCTATGTTATTGAAAG tggGACGTTTAACATTTTTGTGAAGGTTGATGGCACAGAGAAGCTTGTAGGCTGCTATGACAACCGTGGCAGCTTCGGAGAACTGGCGTTGATGTACAACACCCCCAGGGCAGCCACAATAATCGCCACCTCGCCTGGAGCCCTTTGGTGCCTA GATCGTCTGACATTCAGGAGGATCATAGTGAAGAACAATGCCAAGAAGAGGAAGCTGTACGAGGCGTTCATCGAAACGCTGCCACTGCTTACGTCATTAGAG CTCTCAGAGAGAATGAAGGTAGTCGACGTGATATCCACCAAGGTGTACAGTGATTCGCAGCAGATTATTGCTCAG GGCGATTTGGCTGATTGCTTCTACATTGTTGAGTCCGGCCAAGTTAGAATCACCATCAAAAGAAGCAGG aCGAAAaaagaacaggaggaagaggacgtgGATATCGCCACATGCTCTCGGGGACAGTATTTTGGGGAGTTAGCGCTTGTCACAAACAAGCCCAGAGCTGCATCAGCCTATGCTGTGGGGAGCGTCAAATGCTTGG TCATGGACGTTAAAGCCTTCGAGAGGTTGCTGGGCCCGTGCATGGACATCATGAAGAGAAACATTGCTAACTATGAGGAGCAGCTGGTGACCCTGTTTGGAAGTAGCACTGAGATTGAGCAACAAAGTGCATGA